The sequence AAGACAATTCACAGAGACTCCCTAGCCGTTGCAAATCTGCACATTTTCCAGATTCTCTTAGAAACAGGACACTTGAAGAACTGCCATTACTTGACAGCAGAATCTTCAAAACCCCATATGCTTCATATCTTGAAGTTAATATTGGATCTAGCAAATGGTTGACCTCCCTCTATATGGATCTTGACTTGTTTTCTAATGAGGCTAGCAATCTGGTCTTCAGAGTTAATCAACCCTTGGAAAATAATTGCATTCCTATGACTCTGTATATGATAAGCAGCAGTGCTAAATCCCAATTTTCTGCATACAGACCTCAATGATTTACCTTTACAATGCTTCATTTCCTACTCAACAATATTATCCCAATCATCCCCCATGGATTCTTGACAGCACCCATATTTCATCCTCATCCAAATTCTCCTGGAGAAAGCACACAGAAAAGATGATATCTACTCTCACTGTAGCCCTGCACATTAGACACAGGGCATCAATTGCTAAGCCTCTATTCACTGACCTTTCTTTGGTGGACAACCTGTTTCTTATTGCTAGCCAAGCTATAAATGCACATCTAGGGATGGCCTCGGAAACCAAATAATCTTCCACCAAGCCACTATACGTCTATGATGTTGTAATTGATTCCAAGCACTAGCAACATAAAAAAATCCCTGTTTTAGAAGGAATCCACCAAGCTTTATTTGCATCACCAATATCAATTGAAAGTAACTGACTCAAGATAGTAACTAAATTCTCTGATCTAGCAGATCCCCAGTTCCAATATCCATCATGAATGACACTAGCCAACTTAGCAGTTGTAGAACTAGTGGAATCATAAATTACTCAATGACCAAATTTCTGGGTTAAAGGACCTACAAGGTGCTAATTGCCATACCATAGGTAGATTTCAGTACCAGACCCCACTAGGAACTTGGGATGAGGCCTGAATAAGTatctaagttttagaattttcctCCACCCCCTTGAACAATCATGAGGGACCTTAACACTCCAAAGACTTTGGCGCTTTAAGTCTATACAATTTTATCCAAGCCACTGACAAGGAGCCTGCTTGAGTGAATAGGAGCAAATAAACTTCATAACTGCAGCTTTATTCCACTCTTCCACTCTTCTAAGCCCAAGACCACCCTCTTTCTTAGGACAACAAATAGTATCCCAAGCTACTTTTACAACCTTCACTGGACTATCTGAACCACTCCAAAGAAAGCAAGCAAGCTTTTGTTCTATGGCTTTTTTAACCTTCTTAGGGATAATAAACACATTAGACTAAAAAGCTTGAATACTGAATAGGATAGATTTAATCAACTGAAGTCTACTAGCAAAACTCATAACTTTGGAGGCCTATGAAGAAATTATGGCTGTCATTTTATCTATTAAAGGAACACAATCTTGGTATTTCAACTTTCCAGAAATAAGAGGAACACCAAGGTATCTAACAGATAAGTGACCTTCTTTGAAGTGCAAAATATTCAACACTTGTTCTTTTATTGTAGCCTGAACTCCACCAAAGAAAACATCACTCTTCGAAGGATTAAGACATAACATTTTACTGAACTCAGCAATACCGGATTGGATTAGCAGAGCAAAAGATTAAAAGGTCATCTGCAAAACACAGATAAGTGAGCTGCAACTCCTGATTGGATAAAGTGCATTCTTTGACCCAATCCAAATACATTCCAGGAGCACCAATAGTGTGGAGACATTGCAGAACAAAATTCCAGTCAATTGAGTCATAGGCCTTCATAACATCAACCTTAACTGCACATCTAGGGATTCCCTTTTCCTTATGATAATTCCTCACCAGTTCTTGAGCTAGGAGAATATTTTCTGCAACTAAATTATTAGGACCTAAAATTGCAAAGGGTGAAACTAGGTGACTACCGCATTCATAATTAAGGACTAATGTAAACAAAGTTCCTCCCAAATTATAAGGACCTAAAATTGTGAAGGGTGCAACTAGGTGACTACTGCATACATAATTAAGGTCTAATGTAGACAAAGTTCCTGTGTGttgtgtatttatatatttataactatAGAGACAACCTGTGGGTCTGTGTGCACATGCGTGCGTGTTTTGAGCAGTAAACAGTGCCATTGACAAGTTGCACATTTGTAAGTTTATCCTACTGGATCAAGGATATGTTCATGAAATTgtatattttatgataatagATGAGCATCAGCTCTATTCATTGGAATTCTATGAGCAAacataaagacaaaaaaaaatttctatactGCGCAGAAGATTgtgcaattgattttttttcatgacCTACTTTCAGGTTTCTGCCTCACAAAAGTTCCAACGGTTTATGATTTATGTACACGCCAAGGGAATGATTGTAGATGATGAGTATGTGATATTAGGTTCTGCCAATATTAATCAACGATCTTTGGCTGGTTCAAGAGACACTGAGATAGCCATGGGTGCATATCAACCCCATCATACCTGGGGCAAGAAGAAGGGTCATCCACATGGGCAGGTTTGTACATTCATTAAGTCCCTGGATGTATTGTACTGTACTTCTGTTGCAATCACAATTTAATGCCCTAGTTTAACTGAATTCTACATTTGGATGCATACCttgggaaaaagaagagaaaaaaaaaatacttggttTAGTTGGCCATTCAACAGACACCATATAATTATATGCTTATAGCatgaatggttttttttaatattcattcTTCTAAAAATTTGGTAGCCATTGTTGTGGATAAAAGAAGTTGTTATGTAAGCtgacaaaattgatcaaaaccTTTGCAGGTATATGGGTATAGAATGTCTTTGTGGGCAGAACATCTGGGGATGCTAGATGATTGCTTCAAGGAGCCTGAAAATTTGGATTGCGTGAAGAGTGTGAACCAGATTGCTGAAGATAACTGGAGGAATTTCACAGCAGAGGATTTTACACCATTGCAGGGGCACCTTCTTAGATATCCTGTCCAGGTAGATGCCAATGGGAAGGTAGGCCCCTTGCCCGGACAAGAGAATTTCCCAGATGTTGGCGGTAAGGTGATTGGATCCCGTACTAATCTTCCTGATGCTTTAACTACATAGGTTCACAATTTTATCTTTGTTgttttgttcatattataatCGTGCATTTACGTGGGCATAGAAGAGGGTAAAAAATGGTTTAAAGACAATGAGCCTTGCTGAGTTGAATTTAGGATAGCTCATAATCTGACACGAACGTTGTGGAGGATGCAATTTGTTTTGCAGTGTAATCTGTAGAATACTAGAATGTATATCATCaattcatttcttatttttcagtTAATTCttggaatcaaaattttataattgatgaaatttttttatagaccTGGATAAAGAATACTTGTAGGGGTTTGGTGTGAATGTATGTGCGCTGAATAGCTCTACCAAGGATTGCCAAGCATTGATTAGGCTTGTGATATTAAGTTATTAACCATGTGATATTAATAAAACAGTATAGAGGAAAAGAGATAGGGCCATaatcaaattacattttttttatagatatatttagattgtgagagagggagagatggGGTTCGAAAGTAAGTACAAAGGATGTCACTTGCATCTAATATGAAGTTATTAAATAGTGTAACATTTGGAATAATtcaatcaaagagagaaaaatcctTATTTCCTTTGTTGGAAGGtttcaataaataataattatctctatttttttggttccCCTGCAAACATTAGAAAGTGTGAGTTTACAAGCTCTTGGCTCTTTTTATGCcttaaaaagagataaaaatgatGGTAACGTTGGACCAATTAGTGGTAGAATTAACAACGAAAACTTATCACCTCCTCgacaagtttcaaaacaagttTATGACTATCACCTTATGTGAAAGtgaaaaaagttatgaaaaagAGTTGAAATAAAAAGGTATTACATTACTCGCATCCTAATTCGtcaaaaaccaaatcaaaatcacGCAAATGCTTAAATTAGACCACAAACAAATCTGCCAatttcaaatgaagaaaatgaaaaaacaccAAAGCATTTATATTGATCCACAACATACAATCATACATTCCCTCACGTTCCCAACATTGATTATTGAGCTCTACTACCTcccaaaaaagtttaaaaagagaaatatgAAATTATCCTTACAGAGAGTGTTCAAACAAACTTAATTAACAGTAACTTTTCCCACCATCCCAGCTCCCTGGTGGGGTGAGCAGTAGAAAGTGTAGCTTCCTTTTTCAGTCAAGGTCACAGCGTATGTCTCTCCTGGAGCATTGAGGAGGTCCTCCTCACTCATGGAGATCTTTCCGGCATCGACACCGCCGGGAATTTCGTCCTCGTCAAAAACAACGTTGTGGGGGAATCCTGCATTGTTCTTGAACACTATCTTCTCTCCAGGGGCCACGCTGAAGGTGCTGGGAATAAAGGCCAATGACCCATCATCACCACCAAGCAAGACCTCAACAGCCATGGCATTGCTTGCAAGCATTACACTTGCAGCAGTGGCTGCAACAGCAACACCCACATCCTTGAGTGAAGCCTTAATGCTAAGCCTTGGGACTGGAGAGACTGATGAGACTTTAGCTGTGGCACTCACTTTGGCCGCACCAGCTGCCTTAAGGCCTGTGAACGATGGGATGGTAACAGCTGCAGAGGTGACAGTAGCCATGGGATAaggatttttccttttactttctGGTCTAGTTTGAGAGTTGGAGGGGGATCAAAAGAAGAACAGAAGAGGGCTTGATTTTAATAGTGTGAGGTGTGAGGGGAAGTGAGGATGTTTTTGTGTGGTATGAATTGGTGGAGGGATCTGTGGTTAGATAATGGATGGGTATGGTGTATGTATGGGTGGAGAAATGGGTTATCTGCAGAGAATAGCTGCTATTGGCTGGGTTGGATACTATCCTATGACGTGGCTTAGATTTTATGATGAGAGGTGGATATTGTGAGAACAAAAGTATGCCAAATTAGTGAAAGACGATAAGTTTTCCATGAAGAAAATGGGAAAACAGCCCCTGAATAAGATTTGCATCAAGTATTCTTTGGCCAAGTAACCTGTACTCCTAGGAAgactttttctaaaaaaaaaaattgttgtaactTATAACAAATGAGAGATGGATTTAAATTCTAGTTCtccttaaaattatttattaaaaaaaaaaaaaaaaacctatcttTGAACTATAAAATTCAGAATTGTTTGCCAAGGGTTATGTAGTTGAATTGGCACCTTCATATACACAAGTTGCTTGAGGGTTTAGGGAGAAAGGGTTCAAGCTGCGGAGTTAATAGCACTTATAAGTtgtaattatctcaaaaaaaaaaaaaaaacaaaaaacaaaaaacaaaacaaaacaaaactcgGGAGTGCTAGAAGATTTTACATTTGCATAATGGGAACATTTGACAGTGATATTTCGCTCTATAAAGTATATGAGGTAATAAATCAGCCACGACATTCGTCTTTCTTCTTGAGATGTGATAAGCTTTCGGAGGTTACTTGTGCCAGTTTTCAAAGAAATTCATATTCACTAATCCACATTCTTTTTCCTTGACCACTAAACCCGAATACCATAATAGGTTGAATGatagaaaaatgttaaatttcgTTACATGTGTGCTTTGCAAATGTGTAAGCAACTGTTTCTGTATCTTGCTATCGCAACCTTGAAAATGTGTGGCCCATGTAGCATTTCtgccacaaattttattttaaattttttgccaAGAAAATCTGTTACAAACTTACAGAATACTGAGATAGTGGCATTGTCGCTACAAATTCTTTTGGTAACACAACCTATGAAGTGCTGATGACCACAAAAGCAAATGATCCAAGTGTAAATATAAATCTTTCTTTGATTATTGATGTCAATGTAAATTTATGGAGACAAATTCTCGTACATCACCTATAGTTGCTTTTAGCGACTGGCTTctaattttcctttctttctggCCAGGCATAATTTGTTTATGCTTCTTtttaatctcatttttaaaataaaggttgAACCTTATTTAAAACTTGGCAAAAATGAGCCGGACCCATTAACCTACCTTAAGCCAAGCGGAAAAGAGTATGGATAATAAGAATAGTACCTTGTTTCAATGGGCTTGATAGGCCTTCCTTGAATAAAAGACTTTCCTTCCAAACTCAAGTTTTTGGCAATCCTCGACCTTGAGTATCAAGGGGATATTATAATATACTAGGATATTCTCATTGATAAATAGACCGTGATTTTGTTAAATGTGATAGGATACTATAATTTTGTAATATCATAGGTTACTGTGCTTTTAGGATTACTATTTAATATACTAAACCTAATGTAATCTTATAAATACCTTGTATTGAGTTTCTTGTGATGCGTAATTCAACATAGTAAAAATGTttccattaaaatatataaaataaagatgTAGTCATTGAGGACTCTTAATTGCATTTGTAAGTTGTCAATATCAATAAGGTAAATCCTtgcgtcttttttttttttttttttttttcaatggttaCAAAACTTCATACCACCATCTTAATAATACGGGGCATTCTAACCACATAATACGTTTTAAACCAACTAGACGTGTTTTATTGAGTGAGTGAAAAAATAgagtttgagtgatgagtgatgattGATGGGTGATAGGTGATGAAACTTCATACCACCATCTTAATAATACGGGGCATTCTAACCACATAATACGTTTTAAACCAACTAGACGTGTTTTATTGAGTGAGTGAAAAAATAgagtttgagtgatgagtgatgagtgatgattGATGGGTGATaggtgatgaaaactgagtgataagtgatgagtgactatttttttaaaaccaaacaagccctaaaGGTTCATTTGTTGGCCCCCATATATTCTAATCTATTTATGATTTTCCAAACACAATCCAACTTTAGCTTCTATATGAGCAGGGATAAGCccaatatccaaaattttactTCTCCTTAAGAATAAATTAGAAATAGATTTTCTACTACCAActcaacataaaaatataaatgtgaCAGTAATAAATagaactagtcgctaacccgtgcgatgcacgggatagttaaacaaaatttatacgcattcacttttattggtataatcatttgaaaataattctaactaaaacacttaaaagagttagtaatttatagtacttaccccccactattagtatatagacaccaagtgcggtcgtcgtagccctttgaaagaaccttccccaattggaccctataaaaaaaaaaaaaaaaaaacacccaattaacaaaattgatccaaaagggtctaaaaagcacacaaaatcaattcaaaaaacaaaaatatgagacaaagtaattactttctgctgccaatgaaatcgtcttttgtattgctTTTCCAAACTGCagcacttatctctctaaggccttcaattaacgaaaacacaaacttctcttggaatacTGGAGTATTATaaccatctatacacacatacacaaaaaacaaaatcagcataactcactataactctatagaagcctaaaaaatataaagagaaattaaaggggttgaatttgatatttacgtttggagagagagagtttgcagaaactatgattttatatttcttaacttgagagaggggtaaggttgctagggttttgaggtgttataatatttttgtttttatttttattttttattttttaaatattgtgctgacgtgaaaaattgtggtgccaACAGAgactttggttttatatatatatatatatatatatatatagatgaagaAAATAGATCTTTTCATGTATGTTAATTTTGATAAACGATAGATGCACAACTTCTTCCTCTAAGTCTCCAACCTTCCTTAGgattatataatttatgtaatttgccCTATATGACAACGAACAATGAAAGTACAGGACTGTAAACTCACaatggtttaaaatttttgtgagaTAGCCCTAAGCCCATTGGGCCTTGGCCCGAATGCTCTCTCAATGCATTCTCATGCTTAAGTCTAACTTTAAGCCCAAGCCCATGCTAATCAGGTATGAGTTGGTCAGGGTGTATTTGCTCAGAATAGCCCATGACCTCGGCTGCTCGGTATTGCCTTGAGGAGTATCGCTGCCGAGCAACCTTTTGGAGGCTGGAACTAGTCCCAATGCCACTATTATTGTTTTCGATGAGGCATATTCCTTACCAAGAATAATCAAATCGGACTCCACCTACACGAGTAAGATCAGAATGTAATCATGAACACTCCACCAACTTTAAGCTATAAATAGGGAAAGTGAATAGAGAGAGGTTGGTGGATCCTAAGCAAAAAggagagagtgaaagagagagagagcagtgTCCATAAAGAGAAGTTTGAAGGGGTGAGGAGAGAAATTCATGAGAGCTAAAGGGTGCAATTAATATACCCGGTAAGGAACTATCCTTAGTAGGAAACTCAAAACCtaccttacaaataaattgtgagcccaatcTGAAGCTAGTCCATTAAGGAGATTTTGGGTAcgtactaatatatatatatatatatatatatgattcttCAGCAAAGCAACAAGTTTCTTTAGCGTACAGCTTGTTCTCAGCGATGGATGGAGATGCTAATTGCTAAGAACTGTCTAGACCCGCTACTCTCTAATGACTTCTCACAATAATGTAATTAGCAATATTTTGGGTTTCAAATCTTGTTTTTTAGGATGTCTATTTCGTTGGGTCAGAAGGGATTTGCAATGTAGCCGCTCATGCAGCAGCAAAGTTATCTCTCAGTTTTAATGAGTTTTGGTTTTCAATAAGGACAATCTACCAGGGGCCTCAGCTGCTGTCTGTAAGGTAGATTGTCcatccatttcttcttcttaaacGGAAATTGcaggttatcaaaaaaaaaaaaaaaaagtttctttgaaAGTTATTCATCTTGTAAGAAACTGAGAGCAGGTAACAAAGGATCCTTCCAAACAATATATTGACAGAATAGCTTGTGACATGAATCCTCCATCCACACCTTAAGAGCAACTGTCTAGTATCTCATACTCCCAAAGGCTCCAATTAGACACAAAGttcaattttatgttttattttgatcAAGATACAAGAGTGCAGCAACAAAATCTACTTCCACTTCTTTCAAAGTATACCAAGTACCATTCTGCCTCCACCATAACCCCTTAAACCTTTTTCTAAACATTTATCATGAAACGGGATAGCTCAGTCCACTAATTTTGTCGTTCATCCAATTAACAGCAATCAATCCTCATATATTGCTACAAATAATTCCAAtagaaatttatataaaatacctcagttttctttgataaaaagaATCTTTCAACTTGTACTCCCCAAATTTAAACTATGTACACTGGACTAAGTAGCATTGCATGTGTTCTACTGCTGTAAGACATAAAAGACGTCCTCAATAACTAATCAATGTATAGCTTCCTAGATTAACATCTCTCATCTACATGCATAAATAGCCAGACAAACCATGAttacaaacaaacaaccattgTATGAAATTATGAATAACCAAATCAAACAACCCCTTTTTTAGTTGGATGGTTTTACACTTGAAGAATTGCTTCCCagagaaataataaatcttaaaacAAGCTCCATTCTTAGACATCTCATACAGGGTAATTTGTCGAATAAATAACCTAATTTGTGGGCTGTATTCTTGTTTAAATGGTAACTTTGGTATACAAGGACCAAATAATCTACATCCAGCCTGTGCCCGACAAAAGCATAACCATAACTCTAACCTCAAGTAAAAGCCCTGCAACTTCAAGAGTAgacataaaaccctaaaacagagtatattttcaaataaaaggTTGTTATAATTATCTCTATCAAAATTCCAATCTCCAAAGCTATTTAGAGATTACCCTCTAACCAAGAGACGTCAAAAACAACATACAGGAGTCGATCAATAAAATGTAAGTGTAATTATTATAAACATTAACAACATTGTTTTGACGCTTTACATAAATTACATTTGATCAATTTCCATTGATGAAACTatcaatatgaaaaaaaaaaatatatatatatatatatgtacaacaAAATATTCACAAATGTGACACAAATATTTACACCACTCTCATTATCATTTCACCTCATTAAATCGGGAAGGCATCGTTACGATGATGATGATCATCATCATCTATATCAAGGTAATTGAAGCCCAAATCCCCATTAGAATCTCGATAATTGAAGTCCGGGTTCACATAGCACTTCATCTCATGAAACAAGTTCAAATTATCCACCAGCTTATGAAATACATTACATCCACAGCACTGCCAACaagtcaatttttattttttcttttaacacacataaattcactttttttttttaacgaaataaaattttccaaagagagagagagaattgaataACGAAATACGAACCTGAACGAAAACGGTGCCGTCAGTGTAAGCGTGGGGATTGATAGCACGAGTGGTTCTCTGCCCACAAACGTTACAAGTGAAGGCAACGCGCATACGCCTACGTGGTGACTTGGTGAAGAGAGACCACGGGAAGGTCGATATCCTCTCCGTACCTGATTCACTCTCGGCGGCTCCCGCTGGAACCGACGGACCCTCCATACCCGACCCGGTCGTCCATCCTCTCACAGACGCCGCGCTCAACACCAATCCCATCGCCGCATCCTATTTCCATTTCCCAAATTACCCCCAAAAAACACATGAATTTACCAAGTCTTTGAAATTCCGATAAATGGAGTAAATTACCTTGGAGAGAGTGTGATTGTGGAAGAGAGGGACTAAGCTGGAATCTTTGGCTTTGGAGTCGGATTGGAGATCGGAATCGTTACCTTCCTCTGAATCAAAACGAAGCGTTTCggttagaacaaaaaaaattgagggaaaaaGAAATAGTATAGTAGGAGAAAGGATGAAATGTTGTACTTTTGGAAGAGATGGGGAAGGGGAAGGGGAAGCGGACGAGTCTTGGTGAGTCGGTTCTCTTTGGGGAGAAGATTGAGGATGGAGAAGAAGACGAGGAGAGATTGGCAGAAGAGCCAAGCGCTTCCATTTCGATCACGCTCAGGCTCAGATTCTAGACGGTTCTGTTCTGTGGGGGCTATTGATCATAGATCAAACTCTCTTCGATGATGAAGATGAGCAACGACTTCACGTGTTACAGTGTTTTGTGCCCACAGGATGAGCTAATTGGGAGGATTACGGAATAGTATAGTAGTGTTGCGTTCGCGAAACTTTCCAGCAAAAACTTGGCATGTCATTATTGGTGTTAATTTGATCTCACTGttacaattataattttattcacAGAGAACAATCATtatcatatttaaaatttatcatgagaaaattgtgaatataatattttttgtaatattatcttaaatttttcaaGAAAGGGCACCAACAAATTTCACTAACATTTTTCACATAATGTAAAGGTGACAGTTTGTTGATCTTCAAtaggaaaaatgctaaaaacacaaattatttaaaaattgctGATGCTGTAAGTAAAAATGTAATGTTAATAATAGGTTCAGATGAGAATCAGTAAGAAATtgctataataataatttgtaaaaactAGTTGATATCCCTCGATGCGCGGTGCAATCtgataaattttgtaagaaattatttttgatccATTAATTTCATGAATACCATTATTGTTAGTTATGTTCAATCTATGAAGTTTTCTactaaaactaaattcaaactaaatatATTGGGGGGAAAATTCCTCTAATTCATGCAACCAAGAAATGTCACTAGATTATAGTGAAATTGTCACCTACAAACCTGTTGATTCCTAGGTGTCtttcttgtattatttatgtttttgtaaggacacgattcgcaACGAACCGTAGCAGTGTTGGGCTCGCTCGTgaaaaagcccaaacaatatcatttgtagagcatgggtttgaaaggctaggccttggttaccaggcggtgggtttttcgtgatatccatacatggttaagttgccttcacccctggagtctttctcctggaggcgggctgggaggttctggttttttgccatttttcccagccccctcttcCCGAAttgcttctttttccttttatactagcctgtcttccttatccaacgtccacgtgtggggttcgattttccaagactgatacttatcccatcggcccatacccaaagtggttgggggtggttgtaaaagctggagaatATAGctttgtcaggtgcagagtattgaatggcagtaagggcagctttccttGGTCGTTATATTTCCCAGCGTACCCTTTTCTAAATGAcgtagatattttagatcttttctCAAGCTGTGTCTAGATCGTTTTTTGTCCTTCCTTCCTATGAGATCTCAGACCTGCCGAGGACCGAATTGTCCTCGGCTACGTCACaaggctattttgtacttgtattaccgatCCTGGGCTATAACCCTTCTCGGCTCGGGTTTTAGGCCCCAATGagtaaatgggccagggccacaaattattgggccccacaatagcccctcaaaatcctgctgcccgacctTATGGTCGGAGAGGAGGATTTTGATAATGTCAAGCCTTTTATTATGGCTCGTTTAACTCTGTCTTTCATTAATACTGACGTCTTTTCATCTACCCAGGAAACATACCGGACTACGAGGCATTACTATGAATTTATTCACAACGCGTCTCCGTCGTTTGATTATTCGAAACGTGTCTTTAATGACTTCCATTCACGAGACTATTTAACTTCAACGGTTCGTTGACgatgtggggaagtggaacgggtatATTTTCCTTTACAGATCTGCTTGGAAATCTGGACAGATTAAATACCCTCCGTTTTGttcttcatataagaagaaaagtagGAGGCTATTTCTCTTATACAGTGACCCTTTTCACCCCTCTGAAATCTGATACCCTTATCCTCCTTCAGAGTTTATTTTACTCGCTAGTTACACCTTAAATCGTGATACGTTCGAGATAGGAATAAGTAATGGAGGAACCGTACATCTCCCAGAAACACCATATTCTTATGAGACTCAAAATGGCTcagtcagggcagggatggtggagactcaagatccttcttaccttcctttcagccaaaattcgAAGTAGGGGCTCGTCACATCAAACCTTCGGCgtgactgagctggggtcacccattatcagtaccagccgctctttTATGAGTATaactaacatggcaccagcgtgttaggagtcaggactgacgcagggaccAAGTGtccccgcttcttcctctcttccttcactggtgcctccttttgcctctctttcttcttctttccactgCCAGATCCATcttggtgcttttccttcttcctcttcttctcctctctcttcttctcctccttctttctcttcatctcctccctcttcttctgaagaaggtccttctctcaatatgggcgct is a genomic window of Quercus lobata isolate SW786 chromosome 2, ValleyOak3.0 Primary Assembly, whole genome shotgun sequence containing:
- the LOC115977770 gene encoding uncharacterized protein LOC115977770; translation: MEALGSSANLSSSSSPSSIFSPKRTDSPRLVRFPFPFPISSKKEGNDSDLQSDSKAKDSSLVPLFHNHTLSKDAAMGLVLSAASVRGWTTGSGMEGPSVPAGAAESESGTERISTFPWSLFTKSPRRRMRVAFTCNVCGQRTTRAINPHAYTDGTVFVQCCGCNVFHKLVDNLNLFHEMKCYVNPDFNYRDSNGDLGFNYLDIDDDDHHHRNDAFPI
- the LOC115974561 gene encoding plastocyanin; translation: MATVTSAAVTIPSFTGLKAAGAAKVSATAKVSSVSPVPRLSIKASLKDVGVAVAATAASVMLASNAMAVEVLLGGDDGSLAFIPSTFSVAPGEKIVFKNNAGFPHNVVFDEDEIPGGVDAGKISMSEEDLLNAPGETYAVTLTEKGSYTFYCSPHQGAGMVGKVTVN